From a region of the Vanessa atalanta chromosome 13, ilVanAtal1.2, whole genome shotgun sequence genome:
- the LOC125068214 gene encoding uncharacterized protein LOC125068214 isoform X2, translating to MDSLQFNYNMDEGKPIFTTASDSQATTTTESFAPSDNRGSINCQDSGFSPLAAPFQSRVGNELLSLITQQEPRAADTAPSAAEIDDVLMNLRLNGSDLLFDDVDHNPQNYYMGGRADPVANSHPNIWSEGSGPTARNGEMIDTFDFLIKSLSSANNYVSMLTREQLSVLRSIRPSLLYEFLQEVAKVRSDKRMRRALPNECAFCKNNGENEESYSSHALKDWRGRVLCPVLRAFRCPRCGATGDRAHTIKYCPENSDTGLERSGSLLSRRRMASSGSLVIGANTRVSGCGAPATPAPSPSPAASLNHSSLWSSFGMN from the exons ATGGATTCattgcaatttaattataatatggatGAAGGTAAGCCTATATTCACCACTGCGAGTGATAGTCAAGCGACCACAACGACG gAGAGTTTCGCGCCGTCGGACAACAGGGGCAGCATTAATTGTCAAGATAGCGGATTTTCTCCACTGGCTGCTCCTTTCCAAAGCCGTGTTGGCAACGAACTTTTATCATTGATTACTCAACAGGAACCCAGAGCGGCTGACACGG cgCCGTCAGCCGCTGAAATCGATGATGTATTGATGAATCTTCGGTTAAACGGTTCAGATTTGTTGTTTGATGATGTCGATCACAATCCTCAAAACTATTATATGG GAGGTAGGGCAGATCCGGTTGCGAACTCCCACCCCAATATTTGGTCAGAAGGATCTGGCCCAACGGCCAGAAACGGCGAAATGATCGATACTTTCGATTTCTTGattaaaa GTTTGTCTTCAGCCAACAACTACGTGTCTATGTTAACACGCGAACAATTGTCTGTGCTGCGCTCGATCCGCCCAAGTCTGCTTTACGAGTTCTTGCAGGAGGTGGCCAAAGTGCGTAGCGATAAACGGATGCGGAGAGCTCTTCCAAAT gaGTGTGCCTTTTGCAAAAACAACGGTGAGAATGAGGAGAGCTACTCGTCGCATGCACTGAAGGACTGGCGCGGGCGCGTGCTGTGCCCGGTGCTGCGAGCCTTCCGCTGCCCGCGTTGCGGCGCCACGGGCGACCGAGCGCACACCATCAAGTACTGTCCAGAGAACTCTGATACAG gtcTCGAGCGATCAGGCAGTCTGTTGTCGCGCCGTCGCATGGCGTCGTCAGGCTCGCTCGTGATTGGTGCAAATACGCGTGTGTCCGGCTGCGGCGCGCCCGCGACACCCGCGCCTTCGCcgtcgcccgcagcttcgctaAATCATTCCTCATTATGGTCCAGTTTCGGCATGAACTAA
- the LOC125068214 gene encoding uncharacterized protein LOC125068214 isoform X1: protein MDSLQFNYNMDEGKPIFTTASDSQATTTTQESFAPSDNRGSINCQDSGFSPLAAPFQSRVGNELLSLITQQEPRAADTAPSAAEIDDVLMNLRLNGSDLLFDDVDHNPQNYYMGGRADPVANSHPNIWSEGSGPTARNGEMIDTFDFLIKSLSSANNYVSMLTREQLSVLRSIRPSLLYEFLQEVAKVRSDKRMRRALPNECAFCKNNGENEESYSSHALKDWRGRVLCPVLRAFRCPRCGATGDRAHTIKYCPENSDTGLERSGSLLSRRRMASSGSLVIGANTRVSGCGAPATPAPSPSPAASLNHSSLWSSFGMN, encoded by the exons ATGGATTCattgcaatttaattataatatggatGAAGGTAAGCCTATATTCACCACTGCGAGTGATAGTCAAGCGACCACAACGACG caggAGAGTTTCGCGCCGTCGGACAACAGGGGCAGCATTAATTGTCAAGATAGCGGATTTTCTCCACTGGCTGCTCCTTTCCAAAGCCGTGTTGGCAACGAACTTTTATCATTGATTACTCAACAGGAACCCAGAGCGGCTGACACGG cgCCGTCAGCCGCTGAAATCGATGATGTATTGATGAATCTTCGGTTAAACGGTTCAGATTTGTTGTTTGATGATGTCGATCACAATCCTCAAAACTATTATATGG GAGGTAGGGCAGATCCGGTTGCGAACTCCCACCCCAATATTTGGTCAGAAGGATCTGGCCCAACGGCCAGAAACGGCGAAATGATCGATACTTTCGATTTCTTGattaaaa GTTTGTCTTCAGCCAACAACTACGTGTCTATGTTAACACGCGAACAATTGTCTGTGCTGCGCTCGATCCGCCCAAGTCTGCTTTACGAGTTCTTGCAGGAGGTGGCCAAAGTGCGTAGCGATAAACGGATGCGGAGAGCTCTTCCAAAT gaGTGTGCCTTTTGCAAAAACAACGGTGAGAATGAGGAGAGCTACTCGTCGCATGCACTGAAGGACTGGCGCGGGCGCGTGCTGTGCCCGGTGCTGCGAGCCTTCCGCTGCCCGCGTTGCGGCGCCACGGGCGACCGAGCGCACACCATCAAGTACTGTCCAGAGAACTCTGATACAG gtcTCGAGCGATCAGGCAGTCTGTTGTCGCGCCGTCGCATGGCGTCGTCAGGCTCGCTCGTGATTGGTGCAAATACGCGTGTGTCCGGCTGCGGCGCGCCCGCGACACCCGCGCCTTCGCcgtcgcccgcagcttcgctaAATCATTCCTCATTATGGTCCAGTTTCGGCATGAACTAA